The Canis lupus familiaris isolate Mischka breed German Shepherd chromosome X, alternate assembly UU_Cfam_GSD_1.0, whole genome shotgun sequence genome has a segment encoding these proteins:
- the BCOR gene encoding BCL-6 corepressor isoform X3: protein MLSATPLYGNVHSWMNSERVRMCGINEDRKIPVNDGDASKARLELREENPLNHNVVDATTAHRIDGLAALSMDRTGLIREGLRVPGNIVYSSLCGLGSEKSREAATSTLGGLGFSSERNPEMQFKPNTPETVEASAVSGKAPNGFSAIYKTPPGIQKSAVPTAETLGLDRPASDKQSPLNINGASYLRLPWVNPYMEGATPAIYPFLDSPNKYSLNMYKALLPQQSYSLAQPLYSPVCTNGERFLYLPPPHYVSPHIPSSLASPMRLSTPSASPAIPPLVHCADKSLPWKMGVSPGNPVDSHAYPHIQNSKQPRVPSAKAVTSGLPGDTALLLPPSPRPSPRVHLPSQPAADTYSEFHKHYARISTSPSVTLSKPYMTVSSEFPSARLSNGKYPKGPEGAESGPPVPGHARKAAGQDRKDGGSPPLLEKQTVTKDVTDKPLDLSAKMVDVDASKADHMKKMAPTVLVHSRAGSGLVLSGSEIPKETLSPPGNGCAIYRSEIISTAPSSWVVPGPSPNEENNGKSMPLKNKALDWAIPQQRSSSCPRMGGTDAVVTNVSGSVSSAGRPASASPAPNANADGCKTSRSSMDTTPSVIQHVGQPPTTPAKHSGGTSSKGAKAGNPEPSFKANENGLPPSSIFLSPNEAFRSPPIPYPRSYLPYPAPEGIAISPLSLHGKGPVYPHPVLLPNGSLFPGHLAPKPGLPYGLPTGRPEFVTYQDALGLGMVHPMLIPHTPIEMTKEEKPERRSRSHERTRYEDPTLRNRFSEMLEASSAKLHPEVPGDKNLKPSPGWNQGKTVVKSDKLVYVDLLREEADGKTDANVAKAGFVAESVGPSTEPTKPPADPALQPHRDFVALREELGRISDFHEAYAFKQAPGQPVFTLSKESVPAGTSKENLGMPVATPFLEPTLGSDGPAVTFGKTQEDPKPFCVGSAPPSVDVTPTYTKDGADEAESNDGKVLKPKPSKLAKRIANSAGYVGDRFKCVTTELYADSSQLSREQRALQRAMMRFSELEMKEREGGHPTTKDSEVCKFSPADWERLKGNQDKKPKSVALEEAIADQNDNERCEYSAGNKHDPFEAPEEKDLPVEKYFVDRQPVSEPPADQAAVDVPHSPTLRLDRKRKVSGDSTHTETAAEELPEDPLLKAKRRRVSKDDWPEREMTNSSSNHLEEPHYSELTNLKVCIELTGLHPKKQRHLLHLRERWEQQVSAAESKPGRQGRKEVTQATQPEVTAQGNNSPEEKPSRKRAEAKGNRSWSEESLKSSDNEQGLPVFSGSPPMKSLSSTNASGKKQTQPSCTPASRPPAKQQKIKESQKTDVLCTDEEEDCQAASLLQKYTDNSEKPSGKRLCKTKHLIPQEPRQGLSLTGDYYVENTDGKVTVRRFRKRPEPSSDYDLSPAKQDQKPFDRLQQLLPASQSSQLPRSSSPPETTQSRPMPPEARRLIVNKNAGETLLQRAARLGYEEVVLYCLENKICDVNHRDNAGYCALHEACARGWLNIVRHLLEYGADVNCSAQDGTRPLHDAVENDHLEIVRLLLSYGADPTLATYSGRTIMKMTHSELMEKFLTDYLNDLQGRSDEDSNGSWEFYGSSVCEPDDESGYDVLANPPGPEDQDDDDEAYSDVFEFEFSESPLLPCYNIQVSVAQGPRNWLLLSDVLKKLKMSSRIFRCNFPNVEIVTIAEAEFYRQVSASLLFSCSKDLEAFNPESKELLDLVEFTSELQTLLGSSMEWLHPSDMASDDYWKKK, encoded by the exons ATGCTTTCAGCAACCCCCCTGTATGGGAACGTTCACAGCTGGATGAACAGCGAGAGGGTCCGCATGTGTGGGATCAACGAAGACAG GAAAATTCCTGTGAATGATGGTGACGCTTCAAAGGCCAGACTGGAACTAAGGGAAGAAAATCCCTTGAACCACAACGTG GTGGATGCCACTACGGCCCATCGGATCGATGGCCTGGCCGCGCTGAGCATGGACCGCACTGGCCTGATTCGGGAAGGGCTGCGTGTCCCTGGCAACATCGTGTATTCTAGCTTGTGTGGACTGGGCTCGGAGAAAAGTCGGGAGGCCGCCACGAGCACTCTAGGTGGTCTCGGGTTCTCTTCCGAGAGAAATCCAGAAATGCAGTTCAAACCGAACACACCTGAGACGGTGGAGGCTTCCGCTGTCTCTGGAAAAGCCCCAAATGGCTTCAGTGCTATCTATAAAACGCCACCTGGAATACAAAAAAGTGCTGTACCCACAGCAGAAACACTGGGCTTGGACAGGCCTGCCAGCGACAAACAGAGCCCTCTCAACATCAATGGTGCTAGTTACCTGCGGCTGCCCTGGGTCAATCCTTACATGGAGGGTGCCACGCCAGCCATCTACCCTTTCCTCGACTCGCCAAATAAGTATTCACTGAACATGTACAAGGCCTTGCTACCTCAGCAGTCCTACAGCTTGGCCCAGCCGCTGTATTCCCCAGTCTGCACCAACGGGGAGCGCTTTCTCTACCTGCCGCCACCTCACTACGTCAGTCCCCACATCCCGTCCTCCCTGGCTTCACCCATGAGGCTCTCAACACCTTCGGCCTCCCCGGCCATCCCCCCTCTGGTCCACTGCGCAGACAAAAGCCTGCCCTGGAAGATGGGCGTCAGTCCTGGGAACCCCGTCGATTCCCACGCCTACCCCCACATCCAGAACAGTAAGCAGCCTAGGGTGCCCTCCGCCAAGGCAGTCACCAGTGGCCTGCCCGGGGACACGGCTCTCCTATTGCCTCCTTCACCTCGGCCTTCACCCCGGGTCCACCTTCCTTCCCAGCCTGCTGCAGACACCTACTCGGAATTTCACAAGCACTACGCCAGGATCTCCACCTCGCCCTCCGTCACCCTGTCAAAGCCATACATGACGGTGAGCAGCGAGTTCCCGTCAGCCAGGCTCTCCAACGGCAAGTATCCCAAGGGCCCGGAAGGGGCTGAGAGTGGCCCGCCAGTTCCCGGGCATGCCCGGAAAGCGGCAGGACAGGACAGGAAAGACGGTGGCTCGCCTCCTCTGTTGGAGAAGCAGACAGTTACCAAAGACGTTACTGATAAGCCCCTGGACTTGTCTGCGAAAATGGTGGATGTAGACGCTTCCAAAGCGGACCACATGAAAAAGATGGCTCCCACGGTCCTCGTTCACAGCAGAGCTGGAAGCGGCCTCGTGCTCTCCGGCAGCGAGATTCCAAAAGAAACACTATCTCCTCCCGGAAACGGCTGTGCTATCTATAGATCTGAGATCATCAGCACGGCGCCCTCGTCCTGGGTGGTGCCCGGGCCAAGCCCTAACGAAGAGAACAATGGCAAAAGCATGCCGCTGAAAAACAAGGCCTTGGACTGGGCTATACCGCAGCAGCGCAGTTCATCGTGTCCCCGCATGGGCGGCACGGACGCCGTGGTCACAAATGTCTCGGGCTCCGTGTCGAGCGCTGGCCGCCCGGCCTCGGCGTCGCCGGCCCCCAATGCCAACGCAGATGGCTGCAAGACCAGCAGGAGCTCCATGGACACCACGCCGTCGGTCATTCAGCACGTGGGCCAGCCCCCGACCACGCCCGCCAAGCACAGCGGCGGCACCAGCAGCAAGGGCGCCAAAGCTGGCAACCCGGAGCCCAGCTTCAAAGCCAACGAGAATGGCCTTCCGCCGAGCTCCATATTTCTATCTCCAAACGAGGCGTTTAGGTCCCCGCCGATCCCCTACCCCAGGAGCTACCTCCCTTACCCGGCTCCCGAGGGCATCGCTATAAGCCCCCTCTCCCTACACGGCAAAGGACCCGTCTACCCTCACCCGGTTTTGCTGCCCAACGGCAGTCTCTTTCCCGGGCACCTGGCCCCGAAGCCTGGACTGCCGTACGGGCTGCCCACGGGCCGGCCGGAGTTTGTGACCTACCAGGACGCGCTGGGGTTGGGCATGGTGCATCCCATGTTGATACCTCACACGCCCATTGAGATGACTAAGGAGGAAAAGCCGGAGAGGAGGTCCCGCTCCCACGAGCGAACCCGCTACGAGGACCCGACCCTCCGGAACCGCTTTTCCGAGATGCTGGAGGCTAGCAGCGCCAAGCTGCACCCAGAGGTCCCCGGCGACAAGAACCTAAAGCCGAGCCCTGGCTGGAACCAAGGGAAAACTGTCGTCAAGAGCGACAAACTTGTCTACGTAGACCTCCTCCGGGAAGAGGCAGACGGGAAAACAGACGCCAACGTGGCCAAGGCGGGCTTCGTGGCCGAGAGCGTGGGCCCGAGCACTGAGCCCACCAAGCCCCCGGCCGACCCGGCCTTGCAGCCGCACCGCGATTTCGTTGCCCTGCGAGAGGAGCTGGGGCGCATCAGTGACTTCCACGAAGCTTACGCTTTCAAACAGGCCCCGGGCCAGCCAGTCTTCACCTTGAGCAAGGAGAGCGTTCCGGCCGGAACCAGCAAGGAGAACCTGGGGATGCCAGTCGCCACTCCGTTCCTGGAGCCAACTCTGGGGAGCGACGGCCCGGCTGTAACTTTTGGTAAAACCCAGGAGGATCCCAAACCATTTTGTGTGGGCAGTGCCCCACCAAGCGTGGATGTCACCCCCACCTATACCAAAGATGGAGCCGATGAGGCAGAGTCCAATGATGGCAAAGTTCTGAAACCGAAGCCATCTAAGCTGGCAAAGAGAATCGCAAATTCCGCTGGTTACGTGGGTGACCGGTTCAAGTGTGTCACTACGGAACTGTATGCAGATTCCAGCCAGCTCAGCCGGGAGCAGCGAGCCTTGCAG CGTGCAATGATGCGCTTCTCAGAGCtggagatgaaagagagagaaggtggccACCCAACAACCAAAGACTCCGAGGTGTGCAAATTCAGCCCTGCCGACTGGGAAAGGTTGAAAGGAAATCAGGACAAAAAGCCAAAGTCAGTCGCCCTGGAAGAGGCCATTGCCGACCAGAATGACAATGAGAGAT GTGAATACAGTGCTGGAAACAAACATGATCCTTTTGAAGCTCCAGAGGAGAAAGATCTTCCTGTGGAGAAATACTTCGTGGACAGGCAGCCTGTGAGCGAGCCTCCCGCTGACCAGGCGGCCGTGGATGTGCCACACAGCCCCACCCTCCGGCTGGACAGAAAGCGCAAAGTCTCAGGTGACAGCACCCACACTGAGACGGCCGCCGAAGAGCTGCCGGAGGACCCTCTGCTGAAAGCCAAGCGGAGACGAGTGTCCAAAG ATGACTGGCCTGAGAGGGAAATGACAAACAGTTCCTCTAACCACTTAGAAGAGCCACATTATAGTGAGCTGACCAACCTGAAGGTGTGCATTGAATTAACAGGGCTCCATCCTAAAAAGCAACGCCACTTGCTGCACCTTAGAGAACGCTGGGAGCAGCAGGTGTCGGCAGCAGAGAGCAAACCTGGCCGCCAGGGCAGGAAGGAAGTGACCCAGGCCACCCAGCCTGAGGTCACCGCCCAGGGCAATAACAGCCCCGAAGAGAAACCCAGCAGGAAAAGGGCCGAGGCCAAAGGCAACAGAAGCTGGTCGGAGGAGTCCCTCAAATCCAGTGACAATGAACAAG GCTTGCCTGTGTTCTCCGGCTCTCCGCCCATGAAGAGCCTTTCATCCACCAATGCAAGCGGCAAAAAGCAGACTCAGCCAAGCTGCACGCCAGCCTCGAGGCCGCCTGCCAAAcagcagaaaattaaagaaagccaGAAGACAGATGTGCTGTGCACAGACGAAGAAGAGGATTGCCAGGCTGCCTCCCTGCTGCAGAAATACACCGACAACAGCGAGAAACCATCCGGGAAGAGACTGTGCAAAACCAAGCATCTGATCCCTcaggagcccaggcagggctTGTCACTGACAGGAGACTACTATGTGGAGAACACTGATGGCAAG GTGACTGTCCGGAGATTCAGAAAGCGGCCTGAGCCCAGTTCCGACTACGATCTGTCACCAGCCAAGCAGGACCAGAAGCCCTTCGACCGTTTGCAACAATTGCTGCCAGCTTCCCAGTCCTCACAGCTGCCACGCTCAAGCTCCCCTCCAGAGACCACCCAGTCGCGCCCGATGCCTCCAGAAGCACGGAGACTCATCGTCAACAAGAACGCAGGCGAGACCCTCCTGCAGCGGGCCGCCAGGCTCGGCTACGAG GAGGTGGTCTTGTACTGCCTGGAGAACAAGATTTGTGACGTGAACCATCGAGACAATGCGGGTTACTGCGCCCTCCATGAGGCTTGTGCTAGGGGGTGGCTCAACATCGTGCGACATCTCCTCGAGTACGGCGCAGACGTCAACTGCAGTGCCCAGGACGGAACCAG ACCTCTCCACGACGCTGTTGAGAATGATCACTTGGAAATTGTCCGCCTGCTCCTCTCCTATGGTGCTGACCCCACTTTGGCTACGTACTCAGGTAGAACCATCATGAAAATGACTCACAGTGAACTCATGGAAAAGTTTTTAACAG atTACTTAAATGACCTACAGGGTCGCAGTGACGAAGACTCCAATGGCTCCTGGGAGTTCTATGGCAGCTCTGTGTGTG AACCAGATGATGAAAGTGGATATGATGTTTTAGCAAACCCCCCAGGACCAGAGGACCAGGATGACGACGATGAGGCCTACAGCGATGTGTTTGAGTTTGAGTTTTCAGAAAGCCCCCTCTTACCGTGTTACAACATCCAAGTGTCCGTCGCTCAGGG GCCTCGAAACTGGCTGTTGCTTTCGGATGTGCTCAAGAAGCTGAAAATGTCTTCCCGCATATTCCGCTGCAATTTCCCGAATGTGGAAATCGTCACCATCGCAGAGGCGGAATTTTACCGGCAAGTTTCAGCAAGTCTCCTGTTCTCTTGCTCCAAAGACCTGGAGGCCTTTAACCCAGAAAGCAAGGAGCTCTTAGATCTGGTGGAGTTCACTAGCGAGCTGCAGACTCTGCTGGGCTCGTCCATGGAGTGGCTCCACCCCAGCGACATGGCCTCGGACGACTACTG gaaaaaaaaatga
- the BCOR gene encoding BCL-6 corepressor isoform X4 — MLSATPLYGNVHSWMNSERVRMCGINEDRKIPVNDGDASKARLELREENPLNHNVVDATTAHRIDGLAALSMDRTGLIREGLRVPGNIVYSSLCGLGSEKSREAATSTLGGLGFSSERNPEMQFKPNTPETVEASAVSGKAPNGFSAIYKTPPGIQKSAVPTAETLGLDRPASDKQSPLNINGASYLRLPWVNPYMEGATPAIYPFLDSPNKYSLNMYKALLPQQSYSLAQPLYSPVCTNGERFLYLPPPHYVSPHIPSSLASPMRLSTPSASPAIPPLVHCADKSLPWKMGVSPGNPVDSHAYPHIQNSKQPRVPSAKAVTSGLPGDTALLLPPSPRPSPRVHLPSQPAADTYSEFHKHYARISTSPSVTLSKPYMTVSSEFPSARLSNGKYPKGPEGAESGPPVPGHARKAAGQDRKDGGSPPLLEKQTVTKDVTDKPLDLSAKMVDVDASKADHMKKMAPTVLVHSRAGSGLVLSGSEIPKETLSPPGNGCAIYRSEIISTAPSSWVVPGPSPNEENNGKSMPLKNKALDWAIPQQRSSSCPRMGGTDAVVTNVSGSVSSAGRPASASPAPNANADGCKTSRSSMDTTPSVIQHVGQPPTTPAKHSGGTSSKGAKAGNPEPSFKANENGLPPSSIFLSPNEAFRSPPIPYPRSYLPYPAPEGIAISPLSLHGKGPVYPHPVLLPNGSLFPGHLAPKPGLPYGLPTGRPEFVTYQDALGLGMVHPMLIPHTPIEMTKEEKPERRSRSHERTRYEDPTLRNRFSEMLEASSAKLHPEVPGDKNLKPSPGWNQGKTVVKSDKLVYVDLLREEADGKTDANVAKAGFVAESVGPSTEPTKPPADPALQPHRDFVALREELGRISDFHEAYAFKQAPGQPVFTLSKESVPAGTSKENLGMPVATPFLEPTLGSDGPAVTFGKTQEDPKPFCVGSAPPSVDVTPTYTKDGADEAESNDGKVLKPKPSKLAKRIANSAGYVGDRFKCVTTELYADSSQLSREQRALQRAMMRFSELEMKEREGGHPTTKDSEVCKFSPADWERLKGNQDKKPKSVALEEAIADQNDNERCEYSAGNKHDPFEAPEEKDLPVEKYFVDRQPVSEPPADQAAVDVPHSPTLRLDRKRKVSGDSTHTETAAEELPEDPLLKAKRRRVSKDDWPEREMTNSSSNHLEEPHYSELTNLKVCIELTGLHPKKQRHLLHLRERWEQQVSAAESKPGRQGRKEVTQATQPEVTAQGNNSPEEKPSRKRAEAKGNRSWSEESLKSSDNEQGLPVFSGSPPMKSLSSTNASGKKQTQPSCTPASRPPAKQQKIKESQKTDVLCTDEEEDCQAASLLQKYTDNSEKPSGKRLCKTKHLIPQEPRQGLSLTGDYYVENTDGKVTVRRFRKRPEPSSDYDLSPAKQDQKPFDRLQQLLPASQSSQLPRSSSPPETTQSRPMPPEARRLIVNKNAGETLLQRAARLGYEEVVLYCLENKICDVNHRDNAGYCALHEACARGWLNIVRHLLEYGADVNCSAQDGTRPLHDAVENDHLEIVRLLLSYGADPTLATYSGRTIMKMTHSELMEKFLTDYLNDLQGRSDEDSNGSWEFYGSSVCEPDDESGYDVLANPPGPEDQDDDDEAYSDVFEFEFSESPLLPCYNIQVSVAQGPRNWLLLSDVLKKLKMSSRIFRCNFPNVEIVTIAEAEFYRQVSASLLFSCSKDLEAFNPESKELLDLVEFTSELQTLLGSSMEWLHPSDMASDDYW, encoded by the exons ATGCTTTCAGCAACCCCCCTGTATGGGAACGTTCACAGCTGGATGAACAGCGAGAGGGTCCGCATGTGTGGGATCAACGAAGACAG GAAAATTCCTGTGAATGATGGTGACGCTTCAAAGGCCAGACTGGAACTAAGGGAAGAAAATCCCTTGAACCACAACGTG GTGGATGCCACTACGGCCCATCGGATCGATGGCCTGGCCGCGCTGAGCATGGACCGCACTGGCCTGATTCGGGAAGGGCTGCGTGTCCCTGGCAACATCGTGTATTCTAGCTTGTGTGGACTGGGCTCGGAGAAAAGTCGGGAGGCCGCCACGAGCACTCTAGGTGGTCTCGGGTTCTCTTCCGAGAGAAATCCAGAAATGCAGTTCAAACCGAACACACCTGAGACGGTGGAGGCTTCCGCTGTCTCTGGAAAAGCCCCAAATGGCTTCAGTGCTATCTATAAAACGCCACCTGGAATACAAAAAAGTGCTGTACCCACAGCAGAAACACTGGGCTTGGACAGGCCTGCCAGCGACAAACAGAGCCCTCTCAACATCAATGGTGCTAGTTACCTGCGGCTGCCCTGGGTCAATCCTTACATGGAGGGTGCCACGCCAGCCATCTACCCTTTCCTCGACTCGCCAAATAAGTATTCACTGAACATGTACAAGGCCTTGCTACCTCAGCAGTCCTACAGCTTGGCCCAGCCGCTGTATTCCCCAGTCTGCACCAACGGGGAGCGCTTTCTCTACCTGCCGCCACCTCACTACGTCAGTCCCCACATCCCGTCCTCCCTGGCTTCACCCATGAGGCTCTCAACACCTTCGGCCTCCCCGGCCATCCCCCCTCTGGTCCACTGCGCAGACAAAAGCCTGCCCTGGAAGATGGGCGTCAGTCCTGGGAACCCCGTCGATTCCCACGCCTACCCCCACATCCAGAACAGTAAGCAGCCTAGGGTGCCCTCCGCCAAGGCAGTCACCAGTGGCCTGCCCGGGGACACGGCTCTCCTATTGCCTCCTTCACCTCGGCCTTCACCCCGGGTCCACCTTCCTTCCCAGCCTGCTGCAGACACCTACTCGGAATTTCACAAGCACTACGCCAGGATCTCCACCTCGCCCTCCGTCACCCTGTCAAAGCCATACATGACGGTGAGCAGCGAGTTCCCGTCAGCCAGGCTCTCCAACGGCAAGTATCCCAAGGGCCCGGAAGGGGCTGAGAGTGGCCCGCCAGTTCCCGGGCATGCCCGGAAAGCGGCAGGACAGGACAGGAAAGACGGTGGCTCGCCTCCTCTGTTGGAGAAGCAGACAGTTACCAAAGACGTTACTGATAAGCCCCTGGACTTGTCTGCGAAAATGGTGGATGTAGACGCTTCCAAAGCGGACCACATGAAAAAGATGGCTCCCACGGTCCTCGTTCACAGCAGAGCTGGAAGCGGCCTCGTGCTCTCCGGCAGCGAGATTCCAAAAGAAACACTATCTCCTCCCGGAAACGGCTGTGCTATCTATAGATCTGAGATCATCAGCACGGCGCCCTCGTCCTGGGTGGTGCCCGGGCCAAGCCCTAACGAAGAGAACAATGGCAAAAGCATGCCGCTGAAAAACAAGGCCTTGGACTGGGCTATACCGCAGCAGCGCAGTTCATCGTGTCCCCGCATGGGCGGCACGGACGCCGTGGTCACAAATGTCTCGGGCTCCGTGTCGAGCGCTGGCCGCCCGGCCTCGGCGTCGCCGGCCCCCAATGCCAACGCAGATGGCTGCAAGACCAGCAGGAGCTCCATGGACACCACGCCGTCGGTCATTCAGCACGTGGGCCAGCCCCCGACCACGCCCGCCAAGCACAGCGGCGGCACCAGCAGCAAGGGCGCCAAAGCTGGCAACCCGGAGCCCAGCTTCAAAGCCAACGAGAATGGCCTTCCGCCGAGCTCCATATTTCTATCTCCAAACGAGGCGTTTAGGTCCCCGCCGATCCCCTACCCCAGGAGCTACCTCCCTTACCCGGCTCCCGAGGGCATCGCTATAAGCCCCCTCTCCCTACACGGCAAAGGACCCGTCTACCCTCACCCGGTTTTGCTGCCCAACGGCAGTCTCTTTCCCGGGCACCTGGCCCCGAAGCCTGGACTGCCGTACGGGCTGCCCACGGGCCGGCCGGAGTTTGTGACCTACCAGGACGCGCTGGGGTTGGGCATGGTGCATCCCATGTTGATACCTCACACGCCCATTGAGATGACTAAGGAGGAAAAGCCGGAGAGGAGGTCCCGCTCCCACGAGCGAACCCGCTACGAGGACCCGACCCTCCGGAACCGCTTTTCCGAGATGCTGGAGGCTAGCAGCGCCAAGCTGCACCCAGAGGTCCCCGGCGACAAGAACCTAAAGCCGAGCCCTGGCTGGAACCAAGGGAAAACTGTCGTCAAGAGCGACAAACTTGTCTACGTAGACCTCCTCCGGGAAGAGGCAGACGGGAAAACAGACGCCAACGTGGCCAAGGCGGGCTTCGTGGCCGAGAGCGTGGGCCCGAGCACTGAGCCCACCAAGCCCCCGGCCGACCCGGCCTTGCAGCCGCACCGCGATTTCGTTGCCCTGCGAGAGGAGCTGGGGCGCATCAGTGACTTCCACGAAGCTTACGCTTTCAAACAGGCCCCGGGCCAGCCAGTCTTCACCTTGAGCAAGGAGAGCGTTCCGGCCGGAACCAGCAAGGAGAACCTGGGGATGCCAGTCGCCACTCCGTTCCTGGAGCCAACTCTGGGGAGCGACGGCCCGGCTGTAACTTTTGGTAAAACCCAGGAGGATCCCAAACCATTTTGTGTGGGCAGTGCCCCACCAAGCGTGGATGTCACCCCCACCTATACCAAAGATGGAGCCGATGAGGCAGAGTCCAATGATGGCAAAGTTCTGAAACCGAAGCCATCTAAGCTGGCAAAGAGAATCGCAAATTCCGCTGGTTACGTGGGTGACCGGTTCAAGTGTGTCACTACGGAACTGTATGCAGATTCCAGCCAGCTCAGCCGGGAGCAGCGAGCCTTGCAG CGTGCAATGATGCGCTTCTCAGAGCtggagatgaaagagagagaaggtggccACCCAACAACCAAAGACTCCGAGGTGTGCAAATTCAGCCCTGCCGACTGGGAAAGGTTGAAAGGAAATCAGGACAAAAAGCCAAAGTCAGTCGCCCTGGAAGAGGCCATTGCCGACCAGAATGACAATGAGAGAT GTGAATACAGTGCTGGAAACAAACATGATCCTTTTGAAGCTCCAGAGGAGAAAGATCTTCCTGTGGAGAAATACTTCGTGGACAGGCAGCCTGTGAGCGAGCCTCCCGCTGACCAGGCGGCCGTGGATGTGCCACACAGCCCCACCCTCCGGCTGGACAGAAAGCGCAAAGTCTCAGGTGACAGCACCCACACTGAGACGGCCGCCGAAGAGCTGCCGGAGGACCCTCTGCTGAAAGCCAAGCGGAGACGAGTGTCCAAAG ATGACTGGCCTGAGAGGGAAATGACAAACAGTTCCTCTAACCACTTAGAAGAGCCACATTATAGTGAGCTGACCAACCTGAAGGTGTGCATTGAATTAACAGGGCTCCATCCTAAAAAGCAACGCCACTTGCTGCACCTTAGAGAACGCTGGGAGCAGCAGGTGTCGGCAGCAGAGAGCAAACCTGGCCGCCAGGGCAGGAAGGAAGTGACCCAGGCCACCCAGCCTGAGGTCACCGCCCAGGGCAATAACAGCCCCGAAGAGAAACCCAGCAGGAAAAGGGCCGAGGCCAAAGGCAACAGAAGCTGGTCGGAGGAGTCCCTCAAATCCAGTGACAATGAACAAG GCTTGCCTGTGTTCTCCGGCTCTCCGCCCATGAAGAGCCTTTCATCCACCAATGCAAGCGGCAAAAAGCAGACTCAGCCAAGCTGCACGCCAGCCTCGAGGCCGCCTGCCAAAcagcagaaaattaaagaaagccaGAAGACAGATGTGCTGTGCACAGACGAAGAAGAGGATTGCCAGGCTGCCTCCCTGCTGCAGAAATACACCGACAACAGCGAGAAACCATCCGGGAAGAGACTGTGCAAAACCAAGCATCTGATCCCTcaggagcccaggcagggctTGTCACTGACAGGAGACTACTATGTGGAGAACACTGATGGCAAG GTGACTGTCCGGAGATTCAGAAAGCGGCCTGAGCCCAGTTCCGACTACGATCTGTCACCAGCCAAGCAGGACCAGAAGCCCTTCGACCGTTTGCAACAATTGCTGCCAGCTTCCCAGTCCTCACAGCTGCCACGCTCAAGCTCCCCTCCAGAGACCACCCAGTCGCGCCCGATGCCTCCAGAAGCACGGAGACTCATCGTCAACAAGAACGCAGGCGAGACCCTCCTGCAGCGGGCCGCCAGGCTCGGCTACGAG GAGGTGGTCTTGTACTGCCTGGAGAACAAGATTTGTGACGTGAACCATCGAGACAATGCGGGTTACTGCGCCCTCCATGAGGCTTGTGCTAGGGGGTGGCTCAACATCGTGCGACATCTCCTCGAGTACGGCGCAGACGTCAACTGCAGTGCCCAGGACGGAACCAG ACCTCTCCACGACGCTGTTGAGAATGATCACTTGGAAATTGTCCGCCTGCTCCTCTCCTATGGTGCTGACCCCACTTTGGCTACGTACTCAGGTAGAACCATCATGAAAATGACTCACAGTGAACTCATGGAAAAGTTTTTAACAG atTACTTAAATGACCTACAGGGTCGCAGTGACGAAGACTCCAATGGCTCCTGGGAGTTCTATGGCAGCTCTGTGTGTG AACCAGATGATGAAAGTGGATATGATGTTTTAGCAAACCCCCCAGGACCAGAGGACCAGGATGACGACGATGAGGCCTACAGCGATGTGTTTGAGTTTGAGTTTTCAGAAAGCCCCCTCTTACCGTGTTACAACATCCAAGTGTCCGTCGCTCAGGG GCCTCGAAACTGGCTGTTGCTTTCGGATGTGCTCAAGAAGCTGAAAATGTCTTCCCGCATATTCCGCTGCAATTTCCCGAATGTGGAAATCGTCACCATCGCAGAGGCGGAATTTTACCGGCAAGTTTCAGCAAGTCTCCTGTTCTCTTGCTCCAAAGACCTGGAGGCCTTTAACCCAGAAAGCAAGGAGCTCTTAGATCTGGTGGAGTTCACTAGCGAGCTGCAGACTCTGCTGGGCTCGTCCATGGAGTGGCTCCACCCCAGCGACATGGCCTCGGACGACTACTGGTGA